Proteins encoded within one genomic window of Neoarius graeffei isolate fNeoGra1 chromosome 18, fNeoGra1.pri, whole genome shotgun sequence:
- the LOC132865796 gene encoding putative per-hexamer repeat protein 5 encodes MTQTSSWPAKAEVVLTSSDTGSGTGSGLNFGTGTEAGTGADSGADSDTGSDAGSATGSGKVSDAGSDAGSGVDSDTGSDAGSGTGSRVDSDTGSDAGSGVDSDAGSNTGSGVGNNLVSLSGPICANLLVLVAHHTQITGGTGVGIVDTSISLTSILYNIYRLSCVKISDQQFHRITEYKCLM; translated from the exons ATGACACAGACGTCTTCGTGGCCGGCTAAGGCAGAAGTAGTTCTGACATCCTCTGACACAGGTTCAGGAACAGGCTCTGGCCTTAACTTTGGCACCGGCACTGAAGCTGGCACAGGTGCCGACTCTGGCGCTGACTCTGACACaggttctgatgctggctctgCCACTGGCTCTGGAAAAGTCTCTGAtgcaggctctgatgctggctctggagtagatTCTGAcacaggctctgatgctggctccGGCACTGGCTCTAGAGTAGACTCTGACACTGGCTCTGacgctggctctggagtagactctGACGCAGGCTCCaacactggctctggagtag GGAACAATCTGGTGTCTCTGTCAGGCCCCATCTGTGCAAATTTGTTGGTGTTGGTAGCACATCATACACAGATCACAGGAGGAACTGGAGTTGGAATTGTGGATACCTCCATATCTCTGACTAG CATTCTGTATAACATCTACAGACTGtcatgtgtgaaaatctcagaTCAGCAGTTTCACCGAATCACCGAGTAtaaatgtttgatgtga